Part of the Triticum aestivum cultivar Chinese Spring chromosome 4D, IWGSC CS RefSeq v2.1, whole genome shotgun sequence genome is shown below.
TCAAGAGAGGAGTTTCAGGGTGGCATGGGTGAGATGCTTGACTAATGGAGCTTCTCTTTGGCTAACTAAAGAGGATTGTGCAAATAAGTTATGTGAAACTTGGGCCAGGTACATATCAGATCGTATTCGTGATGTTTTTGGTCTCGGATCGTGCTGAAATGAATGAATAAAACAAAACCCATTCCAACTAAAAAACATGACTGTTTGAGTTGTCAATAGGAGCATCTATAGCCGGATTTAGCAAATCCACGCACCCTAAAAGTCCACGGAAGCGCCCAGTCAGTGTCCGTTTTGAGCCTCTATTTGTCCGTTCATGCAATCATACTCCTCATTTTGTCCCTTATATATCCGGTGACGTGCATGTGCTTGATggagatgaagagagagaaagaaaagaaagaaaagatagTCCATGGTGGGCCACATCCTACATGGCGGATCGACCATGCACGTCTATGAGCCTCATATACTCCCCATGTTTGGGGTCAATATGAGAGTTTGCGGATAGCCTAGACCGGGGATGATATAAGGGGTCGGGTTGGGTTGCCATTTTCCTTCTCTCTCCTGTTTGGTCAATGATCGGGCGTGTCCGCAGATTTGAGGGGACCGGCTGTATGTGCTCTAAGATTATTGTGTTTGATAATATGATGTGTGTTAGCCGACTGTTAAAAAAAAGATGTGAGTTAGCTTAGACGACATTGTTCTCGGTAATATTAATTCAGTGAGTAGTATCTTATTTTTtttaaaagcccgtggcaacgcggGCATTTTACTAGTATATATATAGGACAGGGCTATACTGTTAGGCGCGACGTGTCTACAGCCTATAAGGCGCGACGTGTCTACGGCCTACTCCACCCGACCCACCCCAGCCTAACCCGCCTCCTACCGCCGGAGGCAGTcgtcgcgggcgagcgagcgacggcgtcAGCCGGAGCGAGGGAGTGCGCGTCGCCGTGACTGGCCGCCGATGGATCCACCCGTGCCCTGCCCCTGCCTCCCGGAACTGGCCCCAACCCACTGCTCGCCTCCATCCCGCGCGCCGGCCGTCGACTTCCTCCCTCGCGCCGGCCGCCAACTCCCTCCCGCACGCCACCACCGTCCCCCGCGCCGGTCGCCGCCTCTCTCTCGtgcgccgccgccgttcccctttGCCTCTTCGCGCCGCCTCCCCCTCTGCCCTGGCGCCTGACTCTCACGCCGCCGCGCTACGCCCAACCTCCCGCGTGACCAGCAGTGTCACCACCCCTGAGCTCCACCGTCCAGACCCCGAGCTCGATAGGCTGCTCGACCGTGTCGACGAGGGGGATCCTCCTGGTGGCTGCTGCTCCTCGGCGTCCACGGGCTAGGAGGAGCCCCAGGTCAGCACTCACCAGCGCTCCCTCAGTAGCTCGATATAAATCGAGAGGCAGCGATAGCAGATAGGGGAAGCAGAGCAgagcagaagcagaagcaggcaAGAGGCGAGCAGGAAGCAAGAAAGGTGGAGATGGCGCCCATCAAGCTATATGGGATGATGCTGTTCGGACAACGTGACCCGCGTGGCCACGATGCTCAACGAGCTGGGCCTCGACTTCGACTTCGTCGACATCGACCTCCGCACCGGCATCGACCTCCGCACCGGCACCCACAAGCACCCCGACTTCCTCAAGCTCAACGTACGCTCCCCTACCTCCCTCCCCTGCTTCCCCTCCCCTGCTCCGTCATTAACTACTAGTAGTTCCTCCCCAAGATCCGACATCTAATTTTTATTTGCCTCGCTTCTCTTGTTCTTTGCAGCCTTGGTATACGCGCATCAGTCTCGGTAGCAGTAGGATTTACTCGCACCGGGTCACCGACCGGATGTATCTTGTTCTTCTGTTCACCCGAGCTCGACAGGCTGCTCGATCGTGTCGACGAGCGGGATCCTCCTGGCGGCTGCTGCTCCTCGGCGTCCATGAGCTGGGCTCCTCGAATCCCGTCGTCGCCCTCCACGAGCGGGTTCCTCCCGGCGGCCACTGCTCGTCCACGAGTGGTGCTGCCTCTTATCCTGTCGACGGCGTCCACGAGCAGCGCTAGGAGAGATTCCATACGCGCTGCACAGCCATCCAAGTTGAGCACACACAACAGTCCAAGGTGATGCATGATCCCCATGCCTTCTCCCCTGGACGCCCCTCCATTGTTTGTTGAAATGCCTACAAGAATTATAACTACTATTTTTCCATCTTTCCCTTCTTTTTTAAACTGAAGCTAAACTCAGGTAAAAGAATTGCATTGTATTTTGTGCTTGTGAAATGCTCAAATGTTCGTTTGCTGCTGTTCATATTCGCAtgtgaaaaaaagttcatgtaaATTACGTGGCTAGTGTAGTTCAGAAAAAAGTGTGGAGATGAAGCAAATCTAAAGCTCACTTTCAGGAACTTTGCTTGCAACACCTAGAAAGTTCAAAATTTGTGGCACGTTCAGTACAAAAAATGTGGAGATGAAGTAAATTTGAAACTTTGCAGGGGCTGGGGGTACTTCACTACTAAATGAACATTCAACTTATGGACATATATACTCAGTTATTATTGTATAACATAGAGTTACCTTGGACGTTCATGCTTCTTCTCTGGTGTATATTCAATTCAACATATGGTGGTTCTTCAGGTAGCCTTGGCGTGCATTTTCAGTTCATCTTGCAGGTGAAGGAGCTCCCCTTCAGTTTATCTTGCAGGTGTGTTTGGGCAGTACAAACACATCACCATAGTTTGTACAGATTATCTCTGgatccaaagaaagaaagaaatctcCAGCCAACTTGCCTTGAAACTAATCAAGCCCTATTTTTTGTTGTCACCGAGCAACAAGAAAACAGCCCCCAGGCCGTTCACAGCCGCCACCGAGGCCGTTCAACTAGGGGTCCTTCAACAACGCAGCAGTCAGAAGCTTTTCTCTCGTTTTCTCCCGCCTCTGTAATTTCTTTTTGATTTTGGGGACTGAGTGAGTGCAGTTCACCGAGGCATTCCATGTGCTAATGGGCTATGCTTGCTTAGCACAAATTCATGAACTGTCAATTTTTTTAATTGAACTGATGCTACTCTTGATTCAGATCTGAGGGAAGAAGACAAAACTAAGTGATTCAGTTCATCATTGGCATCCTTGTGAACAGTTCTGAAGATAGCTTTCAGAGACTAATTAGGGTAATATTTCTCTCAAATTTTTTCTACAAATAGCTTTTTCATGTGTGTGTGAGAAGTGAGGAGAGCAATGGACAGTAGTAGATGCAAATCAACCTTGTTCCTAGCTTTCAGAGACTGATGCCTGATGCAGCAGAGATGGCATATCTGTTTTGCCATGACATGGGTACTAGCAATGCAACAACTTGCAGATGCATGCCTCTGAATGTTCCTAATGGGAGCCTCCTCATTCTGTGAATGTGTGTGTGTGTCCTCAATAGTATGGTCCTCCTCGCCGGATGTTATGCAGTATGCACCTTTTTAGTACAAACTTTTAGAAGTTTCTTTTTGAACTTCTCATAATTAATATACATGAACTTGATTATCTTTTTGACATGTACTGATATCAGCTTCCTTTGATTTTCGTGCGTGTTCTTGTAACACAATCAGTTCACATGTCGAGATACCATAAGTTCAAGTTCACTAGTATTTATAAATGTTGGTTTGCAGTACTAGTATTTACAAATTTATTATAATTCCACGGGCCGGAGGCCATCTATATTTCTTATTTCTATGGCTACAAGTTCAAGTGCTCAAATGCTATAAGGTCGCATGTTATTCTCCAATTAGAAAAATATAAACAATGACGCTACCAGTTCAAGCTTGCCTATGTGTCCTAGTGTGTTCCCGATTCCTCTTTCCAATAGCGTATTCTGAACATAAGTTGCTCTCAAAAAATGTGTCTCGCAAGTTCAAGTATAGTTGCTGCAGGAGTTCAAAAATCTGAACAGTTTAAGCTCAACCAGATTTCAAGAACTGTTTCCTTCACAAATTGTTTTTATGTTAGTTTGTTGTTATGGACAGTACAGGTGCAAATTATTGTGTAGTACATGTGTCCATTGATGTGTTTGAATCCCTTCAGTTCACTTTGATTCCTACAGGTGGTTCAATGTGTCGAGCGGTGGCAGCGCTTGCTCCCAATGGTTGCTCGCGCAAGGAGGATACAGGGATGCTACATTGCAGGAGGAGCAGTAGCATGTAGTAGCTAGCTGAAGAAAAGGTATTGTCCTGTAGCTTTGGTCTTACCTAGTATGGATAACATTTTTATGGAAAACTTGCTATTTCCCTGGTGCGCTAACATGATGTGTTGGAATATCAGTATCCGCACAGCCAGTGGCCTGCTCTAGCCATGCCGCACCACCACTGGCATATCCAGCATGGTTGCTGGTAGCCGGCCAAGTTGAGTGCTGATGGGAGTCCTTTGCGTGCTTCAACGACACTCTCTCATATCAATCTCTCTCTTTCTTTGCTCCTGCTATTAAAATGCGTAGATGTGCTGCTTTGCCAATTGAGTAGTTGGGAAGATGTGAAAAGAACATGCTCTCTAGGTGTATGACTATTCCTGTGAGCACCAATGTATTTAAATGTTTATTTTGTGCTTCAGCTTATGTTTTTGGGCAGTACAAATACATCTTCAAAAATAAGTACAGATGCGGTCTTATAGAACTCTAATAGTTGTTGGATGCTATTCCAAATGCCAATGATCATGCAAAACGGTTATTGCTAGAATCTAGATGATTTGTAATGTAGTTACCATAGTTTCACCCTATTTTTATGGTTCTAATTATTGTTGCATAAGTCTTTAAAATAATGTTCGGTAAATGTTTGTGATCATTGTTTTAGGTATTCATATGAACTTTAAAATAATGGCTTTTCTTGTAGGAGGTTCAAAGATTGTCGTGGAGCAAGTTCAAGAGATTAGTTTGGTGAAAATAATGTGATCTTTTGGTCAGGATTTTGGATGATCCATAGCCATCAGACAAGCAGTTCAAGGCCTACTACGCAAGTCATCCATCGTCTTCTACGCATGAGCTTCTTGTCTCTACACATCTAGCACCGGAGTATCCCCTCCCCTTGCCGCACACACATGCCCGCGGTCGAGCTAGTGTTGTTTGTGATTGCTGGTCGTGACTCTTACGTTGTCCTGTTGTTTGTGATTGCTGGTCGTGACTCTTACGTTGTCATTGGACAAATAATTTGTTCTGAAACTCTGTACTGACGGGACCTTCAACATATATGGTGTTTAGAATTTTTTATGTAACTCTGTACTGTCGACCTTCAACATATATGGTGTTGTCAGTATTTGGTGTTATCAGTATTCTGATTTGTAGGCCAAAATGGTGAACATCTAAACATTAGTTCGATTTAATAAAACTGAGAGGTTCTACTTTTGATAAATACCTGAACCTGGGTGCAACAAAGTTCTACCATTAGTCATGGGGATTATCAGTTCATGTGTACTGTTTTTTTGTCAGTTGGTGTGTTTTTTTGTTTGTCAGGCCATGTGCAAGTTTGTTTGTAATCGGTTCATGTGTatgtgtgtagcgacccgacctcaaacagtcaagtctctgtgcttcagtgtcatctc
Proteins encoded:
- the LOC123097248 gene encoding uncharacterized protein; protein product: MLNELGLDFDFVDIDLRTGIDLRTGTHKHPDFLKLNPWYTRISLGSSRIYSHRVTDRMYLVLLFTRARQAARSCRRAGSSWRLLLLGVHELGSSNPVVALHERVPPGGHCSSTSGAASYPVDGVHEQR